The following proteins come from a genomic window of Ilumatobacter coccineus YM16-304:
- a CDS encoding CobW family GTP-binding protein — translation MTAYTEPEFLPWDGRRVPLTFVGGYLGAGKTSAINELLAASDRPIAVIVNDVGAINIDARLVKKRNGDTLELTDGCVCCSSIDGFGAAFDQIRARAVPPEHIIVELSGVAEASNVIPWGNSAGFLLDGVVIVAAVDQLVDTGLPGWVRQHIDRQVSEADMIVLTKTDLADRPTTTAAIARLGELAPGVPVVDGGLGRREPEALGRFLALGGHRAGDIAAVPGPTLFDLHQTDMMPIDGPLDRGELEALLDQLPRHFGGQIVRAKGVVATPDDERLLVQIVGSRREISVLLPSERQDPTDLVVISLRQ, via the coding sequence ATGACTGCCTATACCGAGCCGGAGTTCTTGCCGTGGGACGGGCGGCGGGTGCCGTTGACGTTCGTCGGCGGCTACCTGGGAGCCGGCAAGACGTCGGCGATCAACGAGTTGTTGGCGGCATCTGATCGGCCGATCGCGGTGATCGTCAACGATGTCGGGGCGATCAACATCGACGCCCGCCTGGTGAAGAAGCGCAACGGCGACACGTTGGAATTGACCGACGGCTGTGTGTGCTGTTCGTCGATCGACGGGTTCGGTGCGGCGTTCGATCAGATCCGGGCGCGTGCGGTGCCGCCCGAGCACATCATCGTCGAGCTCAGCGGTGTGGCCGAGGCGTCGAACGTGATCCCGTGGGGCAACTCGGCGGGCTTCCTGCTCGACGGCGTGGTGATCGTTGCGGCGGTCGATCAGTTGGTCGACACCGGTCTGCCCGGCTGGGTCCGTCAGCACATCGATCGGCAGGTGTCGGAGGCCGACATGATCGTGTTGACGAAGACCGACCTGGCCGATCGTCCGACGACGACCGCGGCGATCGCCCGTCTGGGCGAGCTCGCTCCCGGGGTGCCGGTGGTCGACGGTGGTCTCGGTCGCCGCGAGCCGGAAGCGCTCGGCCGGTTCCTCGCGCTCGGCGGGCACCGGGCGGGCGACATCGCCGCCGTGCCGGGGCCGACGCTGTTCGACCTGCACCAGACCGACATGATGCCGATCGACGGTCCGCTCGACCGGGGCGAACTCGAGGCGCTGCTCGATCAGCTCCCTCGCCACTTCGGCGGACAGATCGTGCGAGCGAAGGGCGTGGTGGCGACGCCCGACGACGAACGGTTGCTGGTGCAGATCGTCGGTTCGCGACGCGAGATCTCGGTGCTGCTCCCGTCGGAGCGGCAGGATCCGACCGACCTCGTCGTCATCTCGCTCCGTCAGTGA
- a CDS encoding error-prone DNA polymerase, protein MGFNNPSWSWSELEATLSDTPTGRSPTPKAPRTGRDGRAPGSPSWNAGGDGPAWSRKRQPFEAPDDLSGRSADRGGECRVPYAELHCHTNFSFLDGASHPEELASEAARLGLEALAVTDHNGFYGIVRFAEAAKAVGLPTVFGTEITLTARPDGRLLDRRVARTEADTQMQIDTGLVPDSHAPDPAGTHLVVLADGPDGYARLSRLLSQGHLAGEKGAPQFAFDDIVDGLVTDTHCHGWVLTGCRKGAVPAALVNDGPAAAERELRRLVDAFGSDRVLVELWDHGDPADSERNDGLHELAQRVGVECVATNNVHYATPAQRKLATALAAVRSRRSLTDVDAWLPSSAGAHLRSGAEQAERFKRFPGAVEIAAEVGRAAAFDLALVAPKLPPFPCPEQPDGSRLSEMEFLREVVARGAGQRYGDRPPPHEDMSLRARAWKTIDHELALIEQLDFAGYFLIVWDLVEFCRRSNIYCQGRGSAANSAVCYALGVTAADAVSLGLLFERFLSPERDGPPDIDIDIESDRREEVIQYVYETYGRHHTAQVANVITYRSRSSIRDMAKALGYEPGQQDAWSKEVDAWGNVGATADQPDCTIPLPVLQLAAEVEDAPRHLGIHSGGMVICDRPVIEVCPVEWGRMEKRSVLQWDKDDCAATGLVKFDLLGLGMLSALHYAVDLIAEHRKYHVDLATIPQDDDVYAMLCRADTVGVFQIESRAQMATLPRLKPRKFYDLVVEVALIRPGPIQGGSVHPYIRRRNGQEAVTYLHPLLENSLAKTLGVPLFQEQMMQMAIDIAGFTPAESDELRQAMGSKRSARRMEALKTRLYEGMEQNGITGDIADQLFVKLKAFANYGFPESHSVSFAYLVYASSWIKHYEPAAFCAALLNAQPMGFWSPHTLVQDARRHGVVVLTPDLNASLSWATLEPHADSLGSTARPVSHGFATAPAVDRSLDEGLAVRLGLSSVRGIGKELADEIEAERDRGGPYTSTEDLVRRVPMLTLGQLEAMATAGVFEESLGLDRREALWSVGATAQSRPGRLAGIVTGADAPRLPGMTPVEEAIADLWATGVSPEGHPTIFVRRELEELGVLTSRQLWDAEPTSTVRVAGVVTHRQRPMTAQGTTFLNLEDEFGLINVVVSKGCWARFRKVARGAPAMLIRGRLERSEGVINIVADHLAPLPLPGKTTSRDFR, encoded by the coding sequence ATGGGCTTCAACAACCCCTCCTGGTCATGGAGTGAACTCGAGGCCACGTTGTCCGACACGCCCACCGGGCGCAGTCCGACACCGAAGGCTCCGCGCACCGGACGAGACGGTCGCGCCCCCGGATCGCCGTCGTGGAACGCCGGTGGCGACGGTCCGGCCTGGAGCCGCAAACGCCAGCCGTTCGAAGCACCCGACGATCTGTCTGGCCGCTCCGCTGATCGTGGAGGCGAGTGCCGCGTTCCCTATGCCGAACTGCACTGCCACACCAACTTCTCGTTCCTCGACGGCGCCTCGCACCCGGAAGAGCTCGCGAGCGAAGCGGCCCGTCTCGGCCTCGAGGCGTTGGCGGTCACCGACCACAACGGGTTCTACGGGATCGTCCGGTTCGCCGAAGCGGCCAAGGCCGTCGGGTTGCCGACGGTGTTCGGCACCGAGATCACCCTCACCGCTCGCCCCGACGGGCGACTGCTCGACCGCCGAGTCGCCCGGACCGAAGCCGACACGCAGATGCAGATAGACACCGGCTTGGTGCCCGACTCGCACGCTCCCGACCCGGCCGGCACACACCTCGTGGTCCTCGCCGACGGTCCCGACGGCTACGCCAGGTTGTCGCGGTTGCTCAGTCAGGGCCATCTGGCGGGGGAGAAGGGGGCTCCACAGTTCGCATTCGACGACATCGTCGACGGGTTGGTCACCGACACGCACTGCCACGGCTGGGTGCTCACCGGTTGTCGCAAAGGTGCGGTACCCGCAGCGTTGGTCAACGACGGGCCGGCGGCCGCCGAACGCGAACTGCGTCGACTCGTCGATGCGTTCGGCTCCGACCGAGTGCTCGTCGAACTGTGGGATCACGGAGACCCCGCCGACTCCGAACGCAACGACGGCCTCCACGAGCTCGCCCAGCGAGTCGGCGTCGAGTGCGTGGCGACCAACAACGTCCACTACGCCACTCCCGCACAGCGCAAGCTGGCCACCGCGCTCGCAGCGGTGCGGTCTCGGCGCAGCCTGACCGACGTCGATGCGTGGCTCCCGTCGTCGGCGGGTGCACATCTGCGGTCGGGTGCCGAGCAGGCCGAACGGTTCAAGCGGTTCCCGGGTGCGGTCGAGATCGCGGCCGAGGTCGGACGAGCCGCAGCGTTCGACCTCGCCCTCGTCGCCCCGAAGCTGCCGCCGTTCCCGTGTCCGGAGCAGCCCGACGGGTCGCGTCTGTCGGAGATGGAGTTCTTGCGCGAGGTCGTGGCCCGAGGGGCCGGGCAGCGGTACGGCGATCGGCCGCCACCGCACGAAGACATGTCGTTGCGCGCCCGAGCCTGGAAGACGATCGACCACGAACTCGCGTTGATCGAGCAACTCGACTTCGCCGGCTACTTCCTCATCGTGTGGGACCTCGTCGAGTTCTGCCGCCGATCGAACATCTACTGCCAGGGGAGAGGCAGCGCCGCGAACTCGGCGGTCTGCTACGCCCTCGGGGTCACCGCCGCCGATGCGGTGTCGCTCGGTCTGCTGTTCGAACGGTTCCTGTCACCGGAGCGAGACGGTCCGCCCGACATCGACATCGACATCGAGAGCGACCGCCGTGAGGAGGTCATCCAGTACGTGTACGAGACGTACGGACGCCATCACACGGCACAGGTCGCCAACGTCATCACCTATCGGTCGCGTTCGTCGATCCGTGACATGGCGAAGGCGCTCGGGTACGAACCCGGTCAGCAAGATGCCTGGTCGAAGGAAGTCGACGCCTGGGGCAACGTCGGCGCCACCGCCGACCAACCCGATTGCACGATCCCACTTCCGGTTCTTCAGCTTGCGGCCGAGGTCGAAGACGCGCCGCGTCATCTCGGCATCCACTCCGGCGGCATGGTCATCTGCGATCGGCCGGTCATCGAGGTCTGCCCGGTCGAGTGGGGGCGGATGGAGAAGCGCTCGGTGCTGCAGTGGGACAAAGACGACTGTGCGGCGACCGGCCTGGTGAAGTTCGACCTGCTCGGGCTCGGCATGCTCTCGGCGCTGCACTACGCGGTCGACCTCATTGCCGAACATCGGAAGTATCACGTCGACCTGGCCACGATCCCGCAGGACGACGACGTGTACGCGATGTTGTGCCGCGCCGACACCGTCGGGGTGTTCCAGATCGAGTCGAGAGCGCAGATGGCGACGCTGCCGCGGCTCAAGCCGCGCAAGTTCTACGACCTCGTCGTCGAGGTGGCGCTCATCCGGCCGGGGCCGATCCAGGGCGGGTCGGTGCACCCGTACATCCGTCGCCGCAATGGCCAGGAGGCGGTCACGTATCTGCATCCGCTGCTCGAGAACTCGTTGGCCAAGACCCTGGGCGTGCCGTTGTTCCAAGAGCAGATGATGCAGATGGCGATCGACATCGCCGGGTTCACGCCGGCCGAATCCGACGAGCTGCGCCAAGCGATGGGGTCGAAGCGGTCGGCTCGCCGGATGGAGGCGTTGAAGACCCGTCTCTACGAAGGGATGGAACAGAACGGGATCACCGGCGACATCGCCGACCAGCTCTTCGTGAAGCTGAAGGCGTTCGCCAACTACGGGTTCCCGGAGTCGCACTCGGTGTCGTTCGCCTACCTGGTCTACGCATCGAGTTGGATCAAGCACTACGAGCCGGCGGCGTTCTGCGCGGCGCTGCTCAACGCGCAGCCGATGGGGTTCTGGTCGCCGCACACGCTGGTGCAAGATGCTCGCCGCCACGGTGTGGTGGTGCTCACCCCCGATCTCAATGCGTCGTTGTCGTGGGCGACGCTCGAACCGCACGCCGACTCGCTCGGGTCGACGGCCCGGCCGGTGTCGCACGGATTCGCCACCGCACCGGCGGTCGACCGGTCGCTCGACGAAGGGCTCGCGGTCAGGCTGGGGCTCTCGTCGGTGCGCGGCATCGGCAAAGAACTCGCCGACGAGATCGAAGCCGAACGCGATCGTGGCGGCCCGTACACCAGCACCGAAGACCTGGTGCGACGCGTACCGATGCTCACGCTCGGCCAACTCGAAGCCATGGCGACGGCAGGCGTGTTCGAAGAGTCGCTCGGCCTCGACCGTCGCGAAGCGCTGTGGTCGGTGGGCGCCACCGCGCAGTCGCGGCCCGGACGGCTCGCGGGGATCGTCACCGGTGCCGATGCACCGCGGTTGCCGGGGATGACCCCGGTCGAAGAAGCGATCGCCGATCTGTGGGCGACGGGCGTGTCACCCGAGGGGCATCCGACGATCTTCGTGCGTCGCGAGCTCGAGGAGTTGGGCGTGCTCACCTCGCGGCAGCTGTGGGACGCCGAGCCGACCTCCACGGTCAGAGTCGCTGGCGTGGTCACCCATCGTCAACGGCCGATGACCGCGCAGGGCACCACGTTCCTCAACCTCGAAGACGAGTTCGGTCTCATCAACGTGGTGGTGTCGAAAGGCTGTTGGGCTCGGTTCCGCAAGGTGGCCCGAGGTGCCCCGGCGATGCTGATCCGCGGCAGGCTCGAACGCAGCGAAGGCGTCATCAACATCGTCGCCGATCACCTCGCACCCCTGCCGCTCCCCGGCAAGACCACCAGCCGCGACTTCCGCTGA
- a CDS encoding DMT family transporter, whose product MSSESAARLHPKVVLALVCLIAALIGLNFTVIKFALERTTPLLLAGMRTVAGGTALLTFALARGQRLPTKLGDYGRIFVVSFSITTVSSALLVLGIERVPAGVASLVSSTMPLFTALLSFALLGARVNRLGAVGLIVGFAGTAVLASPSLSGDAAATGIGMLVLSAVAWAFGTVFMRWKDFGGISPIMIVGVQLYMSAAILIPLALVTEGTADTTWSWKLLLPVLYAGIPANAVTFALMAFVTQRASPTQAAASAYLIPVFGVVFAWLIRDEVLGLTEFVGGLLVIAGVYVVVTANTRRHA is encoded by the coding sequence ATGAGTTCCGAGTCGGCGGCGAGACTGCACCCCAAGGTCGTGTTGGCGCTCGTCTGCCTGATCGCGGCGTTGATCGGTCTCAACTTCACCGTCATCAAGTTCGCCCTCGAACGCACCACACCACTGCTGTTGGCGGGCATGCGCACCGTGGCGGGTGGCACGGCGCTGCTGACCTTCGCGTTGGCTCGCGGTCAGCGACTCCCGACGAAGCTCGGCGACTACGGCCGCATCTTCGTCGTGTCGTTCAGCATCACCACCGTGTCGAGCGCCCTGCTGGTCTTGGGCATCGAGCGGGTACCGGCCGGCGTGGCGTCGCTGGTGTCGAGCACGATGCCGCTGTTCACCGCACTGCTCTCGTTCGCGCTCCTCGGAGCCAGAGTGAACCGGCTCGGAGCGGTCGGACTGATCGTCGGCTTCGCCGGCACGGCCGTCTTGGCATCGCCGTCGCTGTCGGGCGACGCGGCGGCCACCGGTATCGGGATGCTCGTGCTGTCGGCGGTGGCCTGGGCCTTCGGCACCGTGTTCATGCGGTGGAAGGACTTCGGCGGGATCAGCCCGATCATGATCGTCGGCGTCCAGTTGTACATGTCGGCGGCGATCCTGATCCCTCTCGCCCTCGTCACCGAGGGCACTGCCGACACGACCTGGTCGTGGAAGCTGCTACTCCCGGTGCTGTACGCCGGGATTCCGGCCAACGCCGTCACGTTCGCGTTGATGGCGTTCGTCACGCAGCGTGCCTCACCGACGCAGGCAGCGGCGAGCGCCTATCTGATTCCGGTGTTCGGCGTGGTGTTCGCCTGGCTGATCCGTGACGAGGTGCTCGGTCTGACCGAGTTCGTCGGCGGTCTCCTCGTGATCGCCGGCGTCTACGTCGTGGTCACCGCCAACACCCGCCGCCACGCCTGA
- a CDS encoding NUDIX hydrolase yields MSFPAAPATPDEVIDDALRSRIRDDVEARVGLDEREVTSRARFLAAYDDLDDPLSQESSPIHVTGSGIVVGPRGVVMLKHKRLGIWLQPGGHVDPGETPWAAALRESAEETGLDVSFAGPFDADGVPELIHLDVHAGGRGHTHLDLRYLIDGGTSDPAPPDGESQEIGWFSWHDAIELADPGVETILRHLAPSG; encoded by the coding sequence ATGTCATTTCCGGCGGCGCCTGCTACACCTGACGAGGTGATCGACGACGCGCTTCGCTCCCGGATTCGAGACGACGTCGAGGCCCGTGTCGGACTCGACGAACGCGAGGTCACGTCGAGAGCGCGATTCCTTGCGGCGTATGACGATCTCGACGATCCGCTGTCGCAGGAATCCAGCCCGATCCACGTCACCGGATCGGGCATCGTGGTGGGGCCACGCGGAGTGGTCATGCTCAAGCACAAGCGCCTCGGCATCTGGTTGCAACCCGGTGGTCACGTCGATCCCGGCGAGACGCCGTGGGCTGCCGCACTGCGCGAATCGGCAGAAGAAACCGGCCTCGACGTGTCGTTCGCCGGTCCGTTCGATGCCGATGGGGTGCCGGAGTTGATCCACCTCGACGTCCACGCCGGAGGCCGTGGCCACACGCACCTCGACCTGCGCTATCTGATCGACGGTGGAACATCCGACCCTGCGCCGCCGGACGGTGAGAGTCAAGAGATCGGTTGGTTCTCCTGGCACGACGCGATCGAGTTGGCCGACCCCGGCGTCGAGACCATCCTGCGCCACCTCGCCCCCTCGGGATGA